In Kineococcus sp. NBC_00420, a single genomic region encodes these proteins:
- a CDS encoding SDR family oxidoreductase yields the protein MKIDGTTALVTGGLRGLGAAFTAELLARGAKKVYATSRGTASRGTASHDDPRVETVALDVDDAAAVAAFARTATDVDLVVNNAGLATGSNLLTSPLDDVRREFETNVFGVLHVARAFAPVLAANGGGALLDVHSVLSWATTGSGYEASKAAAWGVTNGLRALLAPQGTLVTGLHLGYTDTDMIAHLDVPKNDPRDVARAALDGIGRDATEVLADEVSRQVKSLLSGDPAALVL from the coding sequence ATGAAGATCGACGGAACCACCGCACTCGTCACCGGCGGACTGCGTGGCCTCGGCGCCGCGTTCACGGCCGAACTCCTCGCCCGCGGCGCGAAGAAGGTGTACGCCACCTCGCGCGGCACCGCCTCGCGCGGCACCGCCTCGCACGACGACCCCCGGGTCGAGACCGTCGCGCTGGACGTGGACGACGCCGCCGCCGTGGCCGCCTTCGCCCGGACCGCCACCGACGTCGACCTGGTGGTGAACAACGCGGGGCTCGCGACCGGCTCGAACCTGCTCACCTCACCGCTCGACGACGTCCGGCGCGAGTTCGAGACGAACGTCTTCGGGGTGCTCCACGTGGCCCGCGCCTTCGCGCCCGTCCTCGCCGCGAACGGTGGCGGCGCCCTGCTGGACGTGCACTCGGTGCTCTCCTGGGCGACGACCGGTTCGGGTTACGAGGCCAGCAAGGCTGCCGCCTGGGGGGTGACCAACGGGCTGCGGGCACTGCTCGCTCCGCAGGGGACCCTGGTGACCGGGTTGCACCTCGGCTACACCGACACGGACATGATCGCCCACCTCGACGTCCCCAAGAACGACCCGCGCGACGTCGCCCGCGCCGCGCTCGACGGGATCGGGCGCGACGCGACCGAGGTCCTGGCCGACGAGGTGTCGCGGCAGGTCAAGTCCCTGCTGTCCGGCGATCCGGCCGCCCTGGTGCTCTGA
- a CDS encoding MFS transporter — translation MTMSFLTITATLTALSSITSDLGLGPVELVWTSSAYALALAAFVLSSGALGDLLGRRTVLLAGTAVLGAGAVLTASAASAAVLIVGEVVMGAGAALIVPNSLAIVSGAFTDPRRRASAVGVWAACSGIGLAVGPIAAGLLLSAFSWHAVFLVDVVVAVLVLAAAPFVVPNTRVAGRGIDLPGTALATLAVAALVVGVVEGGRSGFGSPVPVLGFVLAVAAGAGFVLVERVVARPVVDLAAFAAPRTVGALLVSAVALFTFTGLGLLTTLEMQRAQGLSALASGVRLLPLMAAYVVASSLAALAVRRAGIRPVLLLGLFATAVGTLVLHQTGLGSAYAPTAVGFVLVGSGLGLLIAPTTALVVGSVPAERTGMAGSAVTTVRQVGGALGGSVLGTVVTNRLAGHLSDGDAAPLALSAAVHDGLLVAAGVLLLTLLATAVLLRAPRASTTTAIETPEGIPA, via the coding sequence CCTCGGGCGCGCTCGGCGACCTCCTCGGGCGCCGGACCGTCCTCCTCGCCGGGACCGCGGTGCTCGGCGCGGGTGCCGTCCTCACCGCCTCGGCCGCCAGTGCCGCGGTGCTCATCGTCGGCGAGGTGGTCATGGGGGCCGGGGCCGCACTCATCGTGCCCAACAGCCTCGCCATCGTCTCCGGCGCCTTCACCGACCCGCGCCGCCGCGCCTCGGCCGTGGGGGTCTGGGCCGCCTGCTCCGGGATCGGCCTGGCCGTCGGGCCGATCGCCGCCGGCCTCCTGCTGTCCGCGTTCAGCTGGCACGCCGTGTTCCTCGTCGACGTCGTCGTGGCGGTGCTCGTCCTCGCCGCCGCCCCCTTCGTCGTCCCGAACACCCGGGTGGCCGGTCGCGGGATCGACCTCCCGGGGACCGCGCTCGCGACCCTCGCCGTGGCGGCCCTCGTCGTCGGCGTCGTCGAAGGCGGCCGCTCGGGGTTCGGGTCCCCGGTGCCCGTCCTCGGGTTCGTCCTGGCCGTCGCGGCCGGGGCGGGCTTCGTCCTCGTGGAACGGGTCGTCGCCCGACCGGTCGTGGACCTGGCGGCCTTCGCCGCACCGCGCACCGTCGGGGCCCTGCTCGTCTCGGCCGTGGCCCTCTTCACCTTCACCGGGCTGGGGTTGCTGACCACGCTCGAGATGCAACGGGCGCAGGGGCTGTCCGCCCTCGCCTCCGGTGTCCGGCTGCTCCCGCTGATGGCCGCCTACGTCGTGGCCAGCTCGCTGGCGGCGCTCGCCGTCCGGCGCGCCGGGATCCGGCCGGTGCTCCTCCTCGGACTGTTCGCCACGGCCGTCGGGACCCTCGTCCTGCACCAGACCGGGCTGGGGAGCGCCTACGCGCCGACCGCCGTCGGGTTCGTCCTCGTCGGTTCCGGCCTCGGCCTGCTCATCGCCCCGACCACGGCGCTCGTCGTCGGCAGCGTCCCGGCCGAGCGGACCGGAATGGCCGGGTCCGCCGTGACCACCGTCCGCCAGGTCGGCGGCGCCCTCGGGGGGAGCGTCCTCGGGACCGTCGTCACGAACCGCCTCGCCGGCCACCTCTCCGACGGTGACGCCGCGCCGCTCGCCCTCAGCGCCGCCGTGCACGACGGGTTGCTCGTCGCCGCCGGAGTCCTCCTCCTGACCCTCCTCGCCACCGCTGTGCTGTTGCGCGCACCGCGGGCCTCGACCACCACAGCGATCGAAACCCCCGAAGGGATCCCAGCATGA